One stretch of Streptomyces sp. 135 DNA includes these proteins:
- the zwf gene encoding glucose-6-phosphate dehydrogenase, translated as MTTLSSSNPLRDAADRRLPRIAGPSGLVIFGVTGDLSRKKLMPAVYDLANRGLLPPGFALIGFARRDWEDEDFAQVVHDAVKEHARTPFREEVWQQLIQGMRFVQGNFDDDEAFEQLKATIQELDKAQGTGGNFAFYLSVPPKFFPQVVQQLKKHDLADAPEGAWRRAVIEKPFGHDLASARELNAIVHEVFAPDQVFRIDHYLGKETVQNILALRFANQMFEPIWNRSYVDHVQITMAEDIGIGGRAGYYDGIGAARDVIQNHLLQLMALTAMEEPASFDANALVAEKAKVLGAVRLPKDLGASTVRGQYAAGWQGGEKAVGYLQEEGIDPKSKTDTYAAIKLGVDNRRWAGVPFYLRTGKRLGRRVTEIAVVFQRAPHSPFDHTATEELGQNAIVIRVQPDEGITVRFGSKVPGTSMEIRDVSMDFAYGESFTESSPEAYERLILDVLLGDANLFPRTEEVELSWNILDPIEEYWDKHGKPAQYPAGTWGPTEADEMLARDGRSWRRP; from the coding sequence CTGACCACTTTGTCAAGCAGCAATCCGCTGCGTGACGCCGCAGACCGACGGCTCCCGCGTATCGCGGGGCCGTCGGGCCTGGTCATTTTTGGCGTCACGGGCGATTTGTCCCGTAAAAAGTTGATGCCCGCCGTCTACGACCTCGCCAACCGAGGCCTTCTGCCGCCGGGTTTTGCCCTCATCGGCTTCGCCCGCCGCGACTGGGAGGACGAGGACTTCGCCCAGGTCGTCCATGACGCGGTCAAGGAGCACGCGCGTACGCCGTTCCGCGAGGAGGTCTGGCAGCAGCTCATCCAGGGCATGCGCTTCGTCCAGGGCAACTTCGACGACGACGAGGCCTTCGAGCAGCTCAAGGCCACCATCCAGGAGCTGGACAAGGCGCAGGGCACCGGCGGCAACTTCGCCTTCTACCTCTCGGTGCCCCCGAAGTTCTTCCCGCAGGTCGTCCAGCAGCTCAAGAAGCACGACCTCGCCGATGCCCCCGAGGGCGCCTGGCGCCGCGCGGTCATCGAGAAGCCGTTCGGCCATGACCTGGCATCGGCCCGCGAGCTGAACGCGATCGTGCACGAGGTGTTCGCCCCGGACCAGGTGTTCCGGATCGACCACTACCTCGGCAAGGAGACCGTCCAGAACATCCTGGCGCTGCGCTTCGCCAACCAGATGTTCGAGCCGATCTGGAACCGGTCGTACGTGGACCACGTCCAGATCACGATGGCCGAGGACATCGGCATCGGCGGCCGCGCCGGCTACTACGACGGCATCGGCGCCGCCCGCGACGTCATCCAGAACCACCTGCTCCAGCTGATGGCGCTGACCGCGATGGAGGAGCCCGCCTCCTTCGACGCGAACGCGCTGGTCGCCGAGAAGGCGAAGGTGCTCGGCGCCGTCCGGCTGCCGAAGGACCTCGGCGCCAGCACGGTCCGCGGGCAGTACGCCGCGGGGTGGCAGGGCGGCGAGAAGGCCGTCGGCTACCTCCAGGAAGAGGGCATCGACCCCAAGTCGAAGACCGACACCTACGCGGCGATCAAGCTCGGGGTCGACAACCGCCGCTGGGCGGGCGTCCCCTTCTACCTGCGCACCGGCAAGCGCCTGGGCCGCCGCGTCACGGAGATCGCGGTCGTCTTCCAGCGCGCGCCGCACTCCCCCTTCGACCACACGGCGACCGAGGAGCTCGGGCAGAACGCGATCGTCATCCGCGTCCAGCCCGACGAGGGCATCACGGTCCGGTTCGGCTCGAAGGTCCCCGGCACCTCCATGGAGATCCGGGACGTCTCGATGGACTTCGCGTACGGCGAGTCCTTCACCGAGTCCAGCCCCGAGGCGTACGAGCGCCTGATCCTGGACGTCCTGCTCGGCGACGCCAACCTCTTCCCGCGCACGGAGGAGGTCGAGCTGTCCTGGAACATCCTCGACCCGATCGAGGAGTACTGGGACAAGCACGGCAAGCCCGCGCAGTACCCGGCAGGCACCTGGGGCCCGACCGAGGCGGACGAAATGCTCGCACGAGACGGACGGAGCTGGCGTCGGCCATGA
- the opcA gene encoding glucose-6-phosphate dehydrogenase assembly protein OpcA: MKIDLTDTTSSKINKALVQGRRAIGTPAVGMVLTLVIVTDEENAYDSLRAANEASREHPSRTLVVIKRAARSPRDRTNSRLDAEVRVGVEAGTGETVILRLYGEVIDHAQSVVLPLLLPDAPVVVWWPVNAPADAANDPLGALAQRRVTDSYTAEDPIRELTARAESYHPGSTDLAWTRITPWRSMLAAALDQIACKVKSVQVDGEEFNPSCELLAMWLADRLDVPVRRAISPGPGLTGVRMETDCGPIVLDRADGSLATLHIEGQPNRAVALKRRETAELIAEELRRLDPDDTYASALKYGVDRLAETPSEPVTETAGEAREPGGSPAAPEPKKAPAKKAATKKAAAK, from the coding sequence ATGAAGATCGACCTTACGGACACCACGTCCAGCAAGATCAACAAGGCGCTCGTGCAGGGCCGCAGGGCGATCGGCACCCCGGCCGTCGGCATGGTCCTGACCCTCGTCATCGTCACCGACGAGGAGAACGCCTACGACTCCCTGAGGGCCGCCAACGAAGCGTCCCGCGAGCACCCCTCGCGCACCCTCGTGGTCATCAAGCGGGCCGCGCGCTCGCCCCGTGACCGCACCAACTCGCGGCTCGACGCCGAGGTGCGGGTCGGCGTGGAGGCGGGCACCGGCGAGACGGTGATCCTGCGGCTGTACGGCGAGGTCATCGACCACGCCCAGTCGGTCGTGCTTCCGCTGCTGCTGCCCGACGCCCCGGTGGTCGTCTGGTGGCCGGTGAACGCCCCGGCCGACGCCGCCAACGACCCGCTCGGCGCCCTGGCGCAGCGCCGCGTGACGGACTCGTACACGGCCGAGGACCCGATCCGGGAGCTGACCGCCCGCGCCGAGTCCTACCACCCCGGTAGCACGGACCTGGCCTGGACCCGCATCACCCCGTGGCGCTCCATGCTCGCCGCGGCGCTGGACCAGATCGCCTGCAAGGTGAAGTCGGTGCAGGTCGACGGCGAGGAGTTCAACCCGAGCTGTGAGCTGCTCGCCATGTGGCTCGCGGACCGGCTCGACGTACCGGTGCGGCGGGCGATCTCGCCGGGCCCCGGCCTGACCGGCGTACGCATGGAGACCGACTGCGGCCCCATCGTGCTCGACCGGGCCGACGGCTCGCTCGCCACGCTGCACATCGAGGGCCAGCCCAACCGCGCGGTGGCGCTCAAGCGCCGCGAGACGGCCGAGCTGATCGCCGAGGAGCTGCGGCGCCTCGACCCGGACGACACCTACGCCTCCGCGCTCAAGTACGGCGTGGACCGGCTGGCGGAGACGCCGTCGGAGCCGGTGACGGAGACGGCCGGGGAAGCCAGGGAGCCCGGTGGCTCCCCGGCGGCCCCCGAGCCGAAGAAGGCCCCGGCGAAGAAGGCCGCCACGAAGAAGGCGGCGGCCAAGTGA
- the pgl gene encoding 6-phosphogluconolactonase codes for MTGAPQLVVHRDKELMARAAAARLITKIVDAQSARGYASVVLTGGRNGNGLLAALAASPARDAVDWSRLDLWWGDERFLPDGDAERNYTQARAALLDSVPVNPARVHPMPASDGPYEVDAAAEVYAAELAAAARPEDHGQVPAFDVLMLGVGPDTHVASLFPEHPAVRETERSVVGVHGAPKPPPTRISLTLPAIRAAREVWLLAAGEDKAGAAAIALSGAGEVQAPAAGARGRSRTLWLLDAAAASQLPPELYPPAVA; via the coding sequence GTGACCGGGGCCCCGCAGCTCGTCGTCCACCGCGACAAGGAGCTGATGGCACGGGCCGCGGCGGCCCGTCTCATCACGAAGATCGTCGACGCGCAGTCCGCGAGGGGCTACGCGTCGGTGGTCCTCACCGGCGGCCGCAACGGCAACGGCCTGCTGGCGGCGCTCGCCGCCTCCCCGGCCCGGGACGCGGTCGACTGGTCGCGCCTCGACCTGTGGTGGGGCGACGAGCGCTTCCTGCCGGACGGTGACGCGGAGCGCAACTACACCCAGGCCCGCGCGGCGCTGCTCGACTCGGTGCCGGTCAACCCGGCGCGGGTGCACCCGATGCCCGCCTCGGACGGCCCCTACGAGGTGGACGCCGCCGCCGAGGTCTACGCCGCCGAACTCGCCGCCGCCGCGCGCCCGGAGGACCACGGCCAGGTGCCGGCCTTCGACGTCCTGATGCTCGGCGTCGGCCCGGACACGCATGTCGCCTCGCTCTTCCCGGAGCACCCGGCGGTGCGCGAGACGGAGCGCTCGGTGGTCGGCGTGCACGGTGCGCCGAAGCCCCCGCCGACCCGCATCTCCCTGACGCTCCCGGCGATCAGGGCGGCGCGCGAGGTGTGGCTGCTGGCCGCGGGCGAGGACAAGGCGGGGGCCGCGGCCATCGCCCTGTCCGGAGCGGGCGAGGTGCAGGCCCCCGCGGCCGGCGCCCGAGGCCGCTCGCGCACGCTGTGGCTGCTGGACGCGGCGGCGGCCTCGCAGCTCCCTCCGGAGCTGTATCCGCCGGCTGTGGCCTAG
- a CDS encoding DUF2087 domain-containing protein → MPRRLTGFFAHGRLTAIPVRPVVRHELLVHLTDTLFDADRAYSEREVNDAFRTVHDDTSALRRYCVSDGLLVRERDGSSYRRVHAHA, encoded by the coding sequence GTGCCGCGCCGCCTCACCGGCTTCTTCGCGCACGGCCGCCTCACGGCCATCCCCGTACGCCCCGTCGTACGCCACGAACTCCTCGTCCACCTCACGGACACCCTCTTCGACGCCGACCGCGCCTACAGCGAGCGCGAGGTCAACGACGCGTTCCGCACCGTGCACGACGACACCTCGGCGCTGCGCCGGTACTGCGTCTCCGACGGCCTGCTGGTGCGAGAGCGGGACGGCAGCAGCTACCGCCGCGTCCACGCCCACGCCTAA
- the pgi gene encoding glucose-6-phosphate isomerase, which yields MNAESRARLNQTPEWTALARHREKLGEVQLRELFAADPTRGTAYTLQVGDLHIDYSKHLITEETLTLLRELAAATDVFGLRDAMFRGEKINTTEDRAVLHTALRAPRDAVIEVDGENVVPAVHAVLDKMSAFSQKVRSGEWTGHTGKRIKNVVNIGIGGSDLGPAMAYEALRAFTDRDLTVRFVSNVDGADLHEAVRDLDAAETLFIIASKTFTTIETITNATSARDWLLTELKAGQDAVAKHFVALSTNAEKVSDFGIDTANMFEFWDWVGGRYSYDSAIGLSLMIAIGPDRFREMLDGFHLVDEHFRTAPAESNVPLLLGLLGIWYGNFHDAQSHAVLPYSHYLSKFTAYLQQLDMESNGKYVDRAGQEVDWQTGPVVWGTPGTNGQHAYYQLIHQGTKLIPADFIGFARPVADLLPGLIAQHDLLMANFFAQTQALAFGKTPDEVRAEGVAEELVPHKTFKGNHPTTTILAKELTPSVLGQLIALYEHKVFVQGAVWNIDSFDQWGVELGKVLAKRVEPALTEGAEVPDLDGSTTALVAKYRDLRGR from the coding sequence ATGAACGCAGAAAGCCGCGCCAGGCTCAATCAGACGCCCGAGTGGACGGCGCTCGCCCGTCACCGCGAGAAGCTCGGGGAGGTGCAGCTGCGCGAGCTGTTCGCCGCGGATCCCACGCGCGGCACGGCGTACACCCTCCAGGTCGGTGACCTGCACATCGACTACTCCAAGCACCTCATCACCGAGGAGACGCTGACGCTGCTGCGCGAGCTGGCCGCCGCCACCGACGTCTTCGGGCTGCGCGACGCCATGTTCCGCGGCGAGAAGATCAACACCACCGAGGACCGCGCCGTCCTGCACACCGCGCTGCGCGCCCCCCGCGACGCCGTCATCGAGGTCGACGGCGAGAACGTCGTACCGGCGGTGCACGCCGTCCTCGACAAGATGAGCGCCTTCTCCCAGAAGGTCCGCTCCGGCGAGTGGACCGGCCACACCGGCAAGCGCATCAAGAACGTCGTCAACATCGGCATCGGCGGCTCCGACCTCGGCCCCGCCATGGCGTACGAGGCGCTGCGGGCCTTCACCGACCGCGACCTCACGGTCCGCTTCGTGTCGAACGTGGACGGTGCGGACCTGCACGAGGCCGTGCGGGACCTGGACGCCGCCGAGACGCTGTTCATCATCGCCTCGAAGACGTTCACCACCATCGAGACGATCACGAACGCCACGTCGGCGCGCGACTGGCTGCTGACCGAGCTGAAGGCGGGTCAGGACGCGGTCGCCAAGCACTTCGTGGCCCTGTCGACGAACGCCGAGAAGGTCTCGGACTTCGGCATCGACACCGCCAACATGTTCGAGTTCTGGGACTGGGTCGGCGGCCGTTACTCCTACGACTCGGCGATCGGTCTCTCCCTGATGATCGCCATCGGGCCCGACCGCTTCCGCGAGATGCTCGACGGCTTCCACCTCGTCGACGAGCACTTCCGCACCGCGCCCGCCGAGTCCAACGTGCCGTTGCTGCTGGGCCTGTTGGGCATCTGGTACGGCAACTTCCACGACGCGCAGTCGCACGCGGTCCTGCCGTACTCGCACTACCTCTCCAAGTTCACCGCCTACCTCCAGCAGCTGGACATGGAGTCCAACGGCAAGTACGTCGACCGGGCAGGCCAGGAGGTCGACTGGCAGACCGGCCCGGTGGTGTGGGGCACGCCCGGCACCAACGGCCAGCACGCCTACTACCAACTCATCCACCAGGGCACCAAGTTGATCCCGGCGGACTTCATCGGCTTCGCCCGGCCGGTCGCCGATCTGCTGCCCGGCCTGATCGCCCAGCACGACCTGCTGATGGCCAACTTCTTCGCGCAGACGCAGGCGTTGGCGTTCGGCAAGACGCCCGACGAGGTGCGCGCCGAGGGCGTCGCCGAAGAGCTCGTCCCGCACAAGACGTTCAAGGGCAACCATCCGACGACGACGATCCTCGCCAAGGAGCTGACCCCCTCCGTCCTCGGCCAGCTCATCGCGCTCTACGAACACAAGGTGTTCGTCCAGGGCGCCGTGTGGAACATCGACTCCTTCGACCAGTGGGGCGTCGAGCTCGGCAAGGTCCTCGCCAAGCGCGTCGAGCCCGCCCTCACCGAGGGCGCCGAGGTGCCCGACCTGGACGGATCGACGACGGCCCTCGTCGCCAAGTACCGGGATCTGCGCGGCCGTTGA
- a CDS encoding RNA polymerase-binding protein RbpA, whose product MASGNAIRGSRVGAGPMGEAERGESAPRLRISFWCSNGHETQPSFASDAQVPDTWDCPRCGFPAGQDRDNPPDPPRTEPYKTHLAYVRERRSDADGEAILAEALAKLRGEI is encoded by the coding sequence GTGGCAAGTGGCAACGCGATCCGAGGAAGTCGGGTCGGGGCGGGGCCGATGGGCGAGGCCGAGCGCGGTGAGTCCGCGCCGCGACTGCGCATCTCCTTCTGGTGCTCCAACGGGCACGAGACGCAGCCGAGCTTCGCCAGCGACGCGCAGGTCCCCGATACGTGGGACTGTCCCCGCTGCGGCTTCCCTGCCGGACAGGACCGGGACAACCCCCCGGACCCGCCGCGCACCGAGCCGTACAAGACGCACCTGGCGTACGTACGTGAACGGCGCAGCGACGCGGACGGCGAGGCGATCCTCGCGGAGGCGCTCGCCAAACTGCGGGGCGAGATCTGA
- the secG gene encoding preprotein translocase subunit SecG has product MGFSIALIVFSALMMLLVLMHKGKGGGLSDMFGGGMQSSVGGSSVAERNLDRITVVVGLLWFACIVALGLLMKANN; this is encoded by the coding sequence ATGGGGTTCTCGATCGCCCTCATCGTCTTCAGCGCTCTGATGATGCTGCTGGTGCTGATGCACAAGGGCAAGGGCGGCGGTCTCTCCGACATGTTCGGTGGCGGCATGCAGTCGTCCGTCGGTGGCTCCTCCGTCGCCGAGCGCAACCTCGACCGCATCACGGTCGTGGTCGGTCTGCTGTGGTTCGCGTGCATTGTGGCGCTGGGCCTGCTGATGAAGGCGAACAACTAG
- the tpiA gene encoding triose-phosphate isomerase has product MTTRTPLMAGNWKMNLNHLEAIAHVQKLAFALADKDYEACEVAVLPPFTDLRSVQTLVDGDKLKIKYGAQDISAQDSGAYTGEISGSMLAKLKCTYVAVGHSERRQYHNETDQICNAKVKAAYKHGLTPILCVGEGLEIRKAGQQVQYTLNQVDGGLKDIPAEQAESVVIAYEPVWAIGTGEVATPEDAQEVCGAIRVRLAELYSQELADKVRIQYGGSVKSGNVAAIMAQPDVDGALVGGAALDSEEFVKIVRFRDQ; this is encoded by the coding sequence ATGACTACGCGTACCCCGCTGATGGCGGGCAACTGGAAGATGAACCTCAACCACCTCGAGGCCATCGCCCACGTCCAGAAGCTCGCCTTCGCCCTGGCGGACAAGGACTACGAGGCCTGCGAGGTCGCCGTCCTGCCGCCCTTCACCGACCTGCGCTCCGTGCAGACCCTGGTCGACGGCGACAAGCTCAAGATCAAGTACGGCGCCCAGGACATCTCGGCGCAGGACTCCGGTGCCTACACCGGCGAGATCTCGGGCTCGATGCTGGCCAAGCTGAAGTGCACCTACGTCGCCGTGGGCCACTCCGAGCGCCGCCAGTACCACAACGAGACCGACCAGATCTGCAACGCCAAGGTGAAGGCCGCCTACAAGCACGGTCTGACCCCGATCCTCTGCGTCGGCGAGGGCCTGGAGATCCGCAAGGCGGGCCAGCAGGTCCAGTACACGCTGAACCAGGTCGACGGCGGCCTCAAGGACATCCCGGCCGAGCAGGCCGAGTCCGTCGTGATCGCCTACGAGCCCGTCTGGGCGATCGGCACCGGCGAGGTCGCCACCCCTGAGGACGCGCAGGAGGTCTGCGGCGCGATCCGCGTCCGCCTCGCCGAGCTGTACTCCCAGGAGCTCGCCGACAAGGTGCGCATCCAGTACGGCGGCTCGGTGAAGTCCGGGAACGTCGCCGCGATCATGGCCCAGCCGGACGTCGACGGTGCCCTGGTGGGCGGCGCCGCGCTCGACTCGGAGGAGTTCGTCAAGATCGTCCGCTTCCGCGACCAGTGA
- a CDS encoding phosphoglycerate kinase: MKTIDALLAEGVNGKRVFVRADLNVPLADGTITDDGRIRAVLPTVKALAEAGAKVVVASHLGRPKGAPDPAFSLLPAAERLGELLGAPVAFAQDTVGPAAHDAVDGLEPGQVAVIENLRFNAGETSKDDAERAEFAERLAALADVYVGDGFGAVHRKHASVYDLPAKLPHYAGYLIATEVGVLKKLTDDVKRPYAVVLGGAKVSDKLGVIDHLLEKADRILIGGGMAYTFLKAQGHEVGISLLQEDQIPAVKEYMERAEAKGVEFVLPVDVLVSPDFPDLKTKAPANPTTVAADAIPADQEGLDIGPETRKLYASKLADAATVFWNGPMGVFEHPDYAEGTKAVARALLDTSAFTVVGGGDSAAAVRTLGFDENAFGHISTGGGASLEYLEGKTLPGLAALEN, translated from the coding sequence GTGAAGACGATCGACGCACTTCTCGCCGAAGGGGTCAACGGCAAGCGGGTGTTCGTCCGCGCCGACCTCAACGTGCCGCTCGCCGACGGCACCATCACCGACGACGGCCGCATCCGCGCCGTCCTGCCGACGGTCAAGGCCCTCGCCGAAGCGGGCGCCAAGGTCGTCGTCGCCTCGCACCTGGGCCGCCCCAAGGGCGCCCCGGACCCGGCCTTCTCGCTGCTTCCCGCCGCCGAGCGGCTCGGGGAGCTTCTCGGCGCGCCCGTCGCGTTCGCGCAGGACACCGTGGGTCCCGCCGCGCACGACGCGGTGGACGGCCTGGAGCCCGGCCAGGTCGCCGTCATCGAGAACCTCCGCTTCAACGCGGGCGAGACGAGCAAGGACGACGCCGAGCGCGCCGAGTTCGCCGAGCGGCTCGCGGCCCTCGCGGACGTGTACGTGGGTGACGGCTTCGGTGCCGTGCACCGCAAGCACGCCTCCGTGTACGACCTCCCGGCCAAGCTGCCGCACTACGCCGGCTACCTCATCGCCACCGAGGTCGGCGTCCTGAAGAAGCTCACCGACGACGTCAAGCGGCCCTACGCCGTGGTCCTCGGCGGCGCCAAGGTCTCCGACAAGCTCGGCGTGATCGACCACCTCCTGGAGAAGGCCGACCGCATCCTCATCGGCGGCGGCATGGCCTACACCTTCCTCAAGGCCCAGGGCCACGAGGTCGGCATCTCCCTCCTCCAGGAGGACCAGATCCCGGCGGTGAAGGAGTACATGGAGCGGGCCGAGGCGAAGGGCGTCGAGTTCGTCCTCCCCGTCGACGTGCTGGTCTCGCCGGACTTCCCGGACCTGAAGACCAAGGCCCCGGCCAACCCGACCACGGTCGCCGCGGACGCCATCCCGGCCGACCAGGAGGGTCTCGACATCGGCCCCGAGACCCGTAAGCTCTACGCCTCGAAGCTCGCCGACGCGGCCACCGTCTTCTGGAACGGTCCGATGGGCGTCTTCGAGCACCCCGACTACGCCGAGGGCACCAAGGCGGTCGCCCGGGCGCTCCTCGACACCTCGGCCTTCACGGTCGTCGGCGGTGGCGACAGCGCCGCCGCCGTGCGGACCCTGGGCTTCGACGAGAACGCATTCGGCCACATTTCCACCGGTGGCGGCGCCTCCCTCGAGTACCTCGAGGGCAAGACGCTCCCCGGCCTCGCGGCACTGGAGAACTGA
- the gap gene encoding type I glyceraldehyde-3-phosphate dehydrogenase, with product MTIRVGINGFGRIGRNYFRALLEQGADIEVVAVNDLGDTATTAHLLKYDTILGRLKAEVSHTEDTITVDGHTIKVLSERNPADIPWGDLGVDIVIESTGIFTKKADAEKHIAGGAKKVLISAPAKDEDITIVMGVNQDKYDPANHHVISNASCTTNCVAPMAKVLDENFGVVKGLMTTIHAYTNDQRILDFPHKDLRRARAAAENIIPTTTGAAKATALVLPQLKGKLDGVSMRVPVPTGSATDLVVELQREVTKDEVNAAFKKASEDGDLKGILYYTEDPIVSSDIVSDPASCTFDSLMTMVQEGTSVKILGWYDNEWGYSNRLVDLTVFVGGQL from the coding sequence GTGACGATCCGCGTAGGCATCAACGGCTTTGGCCGCATCGGTCGCAACTACTTCCGCGCGCTGCTGGAGCAGGGTGCGGACATCGAAGTCGTGGCTGTCAACGACCTGGGTGACACCGCGACCACCGCGCACCTGCTCAAGTACGACACCATCCTGGGCCGCCTCAAGGCCGAGGTGTCGCACACCGAGGACACCATCACCGTCGACGGCCACACCATCAAGGTGCTGTCCGAGCGCAACCCCGCCGACATCCCGTGGGGCGACCTCGGCGTCGACATCGTGATCGAGTCCACGGGCATCTTCACGAAGAAGGCCGACGCCGAGAAGCACATCGCCGGCGGCGCCAAGAAGGTCCTCATCTCGGCTCCGGCCAAGGACGAGGACATCACCATCGTGATGGGTGTCAACCAGGACAAGTACGACCCGGCGAACCACCACGTCATCTCCAACGCCTCCTGCACCACCAACTGTGTGGCGCCGATGGCCAAGGTCCTCGACGAGAACTTCGGCGTCGTCAAGGGTCTGATGACCACGATCCACGCGTACACCAACGACCAGCGGATCCTGGACTTCCCGCACAAGGACCTGCGCCGCGCCCGCGCCGCCGCCGAGAACATCATTCCGACCACGACGGGTGCCGCCAAGGCCACCGCCCTGGTCCTGCCGCAGCTCAAGGGCAAGCTCGACGGCGTCTCGATGCGCGTCCCGGTCCCGACCGGTTCGGCCACCGACCTGGTCGTGGAGCTCCAGCGCGAGGTCACCAAGGACGAGGTCAACGCCGCGTTCAAGAAGGCCTCCGAGGACGGCGACCTCAAGGGCATCCTGTACTACACCGAGGACCCGATCGTGTCCTCGGACATCGTCAGCGACCCGGCCTCCTGCACCTTCGACTCCCTGATGACCATGGTCCAGGAGGGTACGTCGGTGAAGATCCTCGGCTGGTACGACAACGAGTGGGGCTACTCCAACCGTCTGGTCGACCTCACGGTCTTCGTCGGCGGTCAGCTCTAA